One genomic window of Metopolophium dirhodum isolate CAU chromosome 4, ASM1992520v1, whole genome shotgun sequence includes the following:
- the LOC132942271 gene encoding LOW QUALITY PROTEIN: uncharacterized protein LOC132942271 (The sequence of the model RefSeq protein was modified relative to this genomic sequence to represent the inferred CDS: inserted 2 bases in 1 codon; substituted 1 base at 1 genomic stop codon) — translation MTKIYLVHNGNNVNPTPIQFIWSFKQNVCLNYFTHSDNANCIADLDEILSKINTDSFNDETIRIIFQDKNPFKFKNTLKIDTPDYRNLSMPEKNAFIYVCGFLMKKCFEKHSCEVCIHYAKSXKKLDDSFXLCYFKAYENSEKSMFGNLMMPQHEFYVFIDELENIFINRFPQLSIENEVGIKLKLSMTNVVFRHPCPLFNKEYLINYFIRFRIHAAIKFLNRNLISEKQKKNRKLCILNNL, via the exons ATGACAAAAATTTATTTGGTACATAATGGAAATAATGTTAATCCAACTCCCATACAATTCATCTGgtcatttaaacaaaatgtttgtcttaattattttactcactCAGACAATGCCAATTGCATAGCAGACTTGGATgaaattttatctaaaataaatactgattCTTTTAATGACGAAAccataagaataatatttcaagataaaaatccatttaaatttaaaaatacacttaaaataGATACCCCAGATTATAGGAACTTATCGATGCCTGAGAAAAATGCTTTTATATATGTCTGTGggtttttgatgaaaaaatgttttgaaaaacataGTTGCGAAGTTTGTATTCATTAtgcaaaatcataaaaaaaattggatgacTCTTT ACTTTGTTATTTCAAAGCATatgaaaattcagaaaaatcaaTGTTTGGCAATTTAATGATGCCACAACatgaattttatgtttttatagatgagttagaaaacatttttataaataggtttCCACAATTATCTATTGAAAATGAAGTAGGtattaagttaaagttaagcaTGACTAATGTTGTATTTCGACATCCGTGTCCACTATTTAATAaagagtatttaattaattattttataagatttaggATTCATGctgctattaaatttttaaataggaatttaatatcagaaaaacaaaaaaaaaatagaaaattgtgtatattaaataatttataa